The following is a genomic window from Aphelocoma coerulescens isolate FSJ_1873_10779 chromosome 5, UR_Acoe_1.0, whole genome shotgun sequence.
AGGAGGAGAGGTGACAGCTCTGGTCCCAGGGTCCCCACGCACAGCAGCTTCCAGCAGGagcatcccagctcccaggcaCATGTCATCCTGAGTAGGAATCCCCTCACTGCAGCTTTCTAGGAATTCCATGGAATTCTCTGTACGCTGCTGTCTGACTCCCCAGGGAGTGTAGATGACTCAGATGAAACCTCAGACTTCCTAAGGGTTGTAGCCAAGAGAGCAGCATTGATTCACCTCCTCTCAGAAAAAATGACATTCCTGAAATCCCAAATCACCCCTCTGCTGTGTGCCTGCGCTCCAGCTCACGCACAGAATTTACTGTTGCATGAATTCTCCTGGAAACTGCGTGGTGAAGGGCAAGTACCACTGAAATTGTGGTATACAAGTGGCAAAAGTAGCTTTGAACCAGAAATCAAAGTTCAACAGCACATTTGTAGTGCAGGGTCCTAAGGATCCAGCCCAGGAATGGGAGGGGGCAAGTTCAGGCAGTTCAAAGAGAGGattttgggattggggttgcgttaaaagagaagaggaagctgACACAAACTGCTTTTCCCATAGGTCTCGTTGCTGAGGCTCTCTCCTGTTCCTCATCTCCTGGACAAAGGCAAGAGCAGATGAGAACCAGAGCCCTGATCCCATCAAAGGCTCTGGAATCGTTCCCTGTTTGTGAGAGCCCTGGAGAACACGAGCCAGCACGGAGAACAGGGGGCTGTGGAAGGACCTGGGACAGACCCCACGCCAGACACCGCTCGGGCTCACCCGCTGGGCTTCGCTCCCCTTTCCCAAGTGATCATTCCAGGGAACCTCTTGGAGATCCCGAGCcagggagagcagctgcagtgtGTGAGGTGATGTGAAGCCACAGCGTGTCTGCTCCACTGGGATTGTCCAGGCTGAGTGAGGAAACAGAGGAAACAAGGTCAGACTCTTCTCTTTCAGCTTAATCAGTGCCCCCTCATGGGGATGCAACCTGGTTATCCATGTTTTTTCAGGGAATCACTGTCTGTAGGGTATTAAGAGCTATACATCttgtgggaaaaggggggaatgtTGAAACGAGCGTCCTGCTGAAGGAATCCAGCAGCTCAGTGATCTCAGCTGACACCTGAGAATCCAGGTCCGGTCCATCCCAAAGCCATTTGCTCTATGACATCTCCACAGGcaatccttcccttctccagttgttttcctcctccagctctgtcCAAAGCCAGCAAGGAGGTATCTCCCCAGCTTTTGTGCCAGGCACTCCAGACCAGTGTCCCACATCCTCCTTGCCATCTGTCCTGTCCCTCggctctccctgtgctgctccacaTGGAAGCTGGGCGTGGGAAAAGATGGGAAGAGCCACGTGTGGGGGTCAGCAGCATTGCTAAGGTGTCTCTGTTTGTCACCCTTCCAGCTGtgtgaggggaaggggaagcagCAGAGGTGTCCCAATGAGCCCATTGTCCCCTGGCACGGAGagagccagccctgcctgctggaGCCAGCCCGGTGGGAAGGCATCCAGCGGGAGCTGGAATGAGGGCAGCACTACAACTGCACCGACTGTGACAGCAGCCACTGGAGCAAAGTCCCTGTGACGCTGCTCCTGTGCCTGTGTGGAATGGTGGGAAcggggctgggctctggctccTCGGCTTCCGCCCCCGCAGGGACCCCATCACCATCCGCGTGCCCAGCCTGGCCATCGCTGACTTCACTTCCCTGCTCTTCATCACCATCGCCCTGGGGATATTTCCTGTCCCAGAGAGCTTCTGCCACCAGCTGGGCTCACGGGGTGTGACAGCTGGGCTGAACGTCACCATCCTCTTGGCTTTCACTCCCAGTGTCACCTTCCAGAGGGCTTTTGAGGATGTGCCAGAGCCCCAGAACAGGGACAACACGGTGGAATCCTCGTTAGTGGAATCATCATAAAAGAGAAGCATAAAAtaccctgagttggaagggacccacaaggaccatcgagttcagctcctggccctgcacaggacatcccaacaatcccaccctttGCCTGACAGcgctgtccaaatgctcctcgagctctgtcaggctggtgctgtgtccAGCAGGGGAACTCCTGCCCGGGCTGGATTCTGGATGATCGGCGGAATCATCatggaacggtttgggttggaaggaaccttagagatcatctcattccaaccctgcagccatgggcagggacacccaggaagccttttgctttgaaaCCTTTGCTTGGAGtctttcccattcaacaggcctGCGCTCCCTCTGTCTCAGAAGTGAGCTTCCCTACCCTGAGGAATATTAAAATGGAGTCCCTAAGGCTCAGAGCTTTTCCCAGTGGGTTTTCTTGGTGTCTTTGATCAAAAGAGCGTGCAGGTGGATCAGAAGTCTCGGCACAGCAGTGCAGAACAATTCCTGGGCCATTCCTGTGCATCTCCAGCAGGTCCTGACATGTGGGAAGACCCTGTGGAGGCTTCACAATGAGCTTTGTTGCCCGGGTGAGTGGGCAGGTGTTTGGGATGGCCCCTGGAAGGCTTTGCCCAAAATGCACACCGAGTCTGGGGCTGAGTGCAGTCTTGTGAGTTGGAGAGGGATGGTCTTCAGTgatccttccaacccaaaccattctaagaTTCCATGGAGAATGGGAAGCTCAGGCAGGGACTGGCCTGGGTGACACTGGAGACAAGGAAGGTGCTTGGAAGTCGAAAAAGTTCATGGAAGGATCATGATCCACCTGCACTTGCCTTGGGAGACGCTCCCTGGCTGAGTTGTTTTTTCCTGGACCAGAGGTTGTACCTCGGAAAGTTTCTCCTTTCCAATGGACAGGAAAATGggagacagggagagaaaaaccCTTCCAGATGTGGGAGTTGCTCTGCTCTGTTCATTATTACCAACTCTGTTAATAAATGCTTTTTAAGATGTTTCACCTCCCGTGTGTCTCCAAAGCCTGACTCACCCCCCACGGCTTTCCCTCTCACTTCCTGGTGGCAATTGAATTTCCAACCCAGACTGGCAGGGAGTCTGAATTGTTTATTCAAAGGAGTGAGTTGGTTTATGcacttttctaaggcacagtatttcctttgtTGGTGTGACCTATCCCGTGCTGCCACATCAGGAACACACTTCATAGGGCTCTGCAGCATGacacctcctcctcccagggcccggtggagacaagcctctctGTGCCACCATGGGCTCCTTTGttctgccatgtgcctctgcaggcaggttttacagctcacaacccaattctCTCTTACAATTCCCCATAACTTCCCTTTCCAGAACCTGTGGAACGTTGGTTTCCCCTGGATTTGAGGctgtgggaaaaggagggacAACTTCCCCCCGAGGAAGAGATggggctgctgcccagctcTCTCCCAGGAGGGATGAGGAGCTCTTGGCACTGTCAGCATCATCCCAACCACGGCAGGCAGCAGCCTTAGGAAGGGCTCTGCTATGAGACAGGAACCTGCCCTCCTCAGACAAGGCAGGGGCTTTAGAgtgggaaaaaagaaggaaaggagccATTCTGGACACTGTTCACCAGGGACAGGCTCTGCAGCAAAGCCCAGGTATTATTCATTCACCACATTCTGGGGTCAGGGTTCCCACGTTGGAatgaaacaaaagcaataaaTGCCAATTTCATGTAGGGGTGGTACCAAAATGGCAAAGATCAGCACAGCCTGGAttgtggctggagctgctgtgcagaGTCGCTGTTCAGCTCCTCCTGAGGGTGGCCAGGTTCAGGATGGAGGTGCTGAAGGGCTTCCTTCGACATGGATGCTGGGCAACCAGAGGACGGCCCCGTTGTGCAGGACAGCAGCACAACCCCCTAATTTCTGTGCAATCCAATGGTCCAAGCTCCTGGTGAGGTCAATTTCCATATTTCCAGCGGGTTTTGGTCACAGGCACAAGAGTTCAGTGGAGTTCACCTCTGACCCTGCTCTTTCCTCAGAATGATTTAATTCTGGAATTAAGGGATGTGACAATTCCCACTCCAAGAGGAAGGGAATgttgctgtccctgcccagctctgcagccctaCCTGGTGTCTCTTCCCATCACCGGGAATGCAGGGCCGGCTCTGCCGGCCAGAAGGGGAAGGATGCTCCGTGCCACTCCGAGCCCTCTCCTGCCatccagaggcagcagccccgCAGAGATTTGGGGAATCACCGCTGCCCCGTGCTgggtgtgtccccagggcttAACCTGTCCCACCCTCTCCGGGAAAGAGATCCCTCAAAACGCCATGAAACTCATCTGCTGAGCCAAAGGAAACGGAGTTTATTCCCTGGGGCCCAGAGGCAGTGAGGGTCATTCCATGGGGAACAGAGCCAGGGAACAGGACTGAGCCCGGCTGCACTGCTTGGAGCCACGTGGAggcgggagggaggaggaaatcCATGCTCCAGtgtgctccctgcagagcaTCCCTCCCACATTGCCCGTGGCACtgcccctgctcccttctcctgcaggaatacaggctgggggggggggggggggagtggtGATCCCGTGGAAATTTATTGATCAGGTGGCTCAAGGAATCCCTCAGTCACTGTCCCGGGGTCgttcagcagcacaggggaaggGATCAACAGGCTGGCACCACCGTGTCCCTGTTGGTATCCCTGCTGCGGgcagttttgtctttctgtttcCTCAAAGACCCTCTGGAGCGAGAGCCGGAGGGACCCCACGGAGCAGGggctccagcacctccctgccagGAAGTAGATGAAGGGTTTGATGGTGCTGTGGATGCAGGCGAGCAGGTAAAAAAACTGGGAGGACACGTAACCAAGGTGCTGCAGGAAATTCCAGAGGCTGAGGAGGAGAGTGAAGAGCACAAGGAGGAAGATAACGATGTCGAACCTCTTgggttgctgctgctgggagccacGCTTGGCTTTAACGATGTCGATTGTGCGGGTGATGACCAAGGGTGCAGCAAAGAGGAGCAGGACAACGGCGAACGTGGAGGTGAGAGCCACCTGGCAGTGCTCCTGCTGGTGTGATGGGCACAGGAATGTCACTGTGGGAATGGCAATGCTGACAGCTAAGTAGGCCAAGCATTGAGccccccacagcacccacatcATGCGATTGGAAAGGTCACAGCGGCAGCAGAGCTTGCAGAGCTTTTTCATGTCCTTTTTGGCGCTGATGGCTGTCAGCCAGATGAGCGCCCAGTAGCAGGAGATCACTGACACCTGGTAAAGGAATCTCAGGTACATCAGGGGCAGGATAGGAGAGCAGGACACGTCCtccagcaggaagagcagggcaGAAGGGAGcacaaggaggaggaagatgaagtCGATGACAGCCAGGACAAAGATGCAGGCAGTATGCCGTTTCCGTCTGAGGAGGCAGAGCACAGCCCCATTCCCGGCCAGCCCACAGAGGCAGATGAGCAGTGTCACACTCTGTATGGCCACATCGGTGACATCTGTCTCACATGGATCATCTCCTTCGGTGGGTGAGGCAGAAGGTGGGAACACGGAGCTCAGCTCCATGGATGGACGCTGGGCAGGCGCTGGGATGTGGCCCCGGCTGTGCTCAGAGTGGATGGGCAGTCAGTGCTTGGAGAATCCAGGGATGGACCAAGCggctcctcagcagctccctgcagcggGAAGGGTTCGGTGGAGAGAAGTGAGATGTGCAGGGGAGGAGGGcggtgggaatggtggggtgggagagggaggtgGGAGGGTTGGGCTGTGCAGCAGAGGATTGGTAAATAAAACTGAGAATAAACATTTTCAGTTCCCTGATGTTGCTGAAAGACCTACTAATCAAAAAGACAGAAAGATTTAAATGTGTGCATACACAGGGCAATAAATGAGGCTGGAGCCAGTGGGGAAACAGATCTGGCAGCCTGCAGTGGTTCTGGGGCAGTTCTGTAACAAGAAGCAACAGTGTCCCCCCAGAAAAATAGTTCCAGGCAAGGTCACCTTTAATACTGAAGCATGCAGTGAATATGCCCAGCAGAGACCCCTTTTAATGAACCTGCAGGACCATCAAAAGACTTccaggaggaggtggatgccTGGAAATTACTTCTAGGAAAGTGATTTTTGTGTATTAGGTAAGAAACAGATTTGAATGCCCCTGTGTGTTTATAGTGGATAAAACCCATGCTGTAAAGtctccccccacacacacagaaCAAGGAGAGATCTTCCTGTGTGTCCTGCACAGGTAAAGAATTCCTGCTTCCTCCCGCTTCCCATAGTGTTAGAAAGTTTATTCTGGCCCCTTTTGGTATCAAGATGCAGAATggaagagcagggcagagcagggaggagctggggagggcactGCGGTCACCAGGAGAGGGTggcaggcacagagcagctgcaggaggagaggaaggtggggcagggaggaaggagaacatTGCACTGACCTGTTCAgtgtggggcagcagcaggcacaggggcTCTGTCCCGATCAGCGGCGCTTCCTGGCACCCCTTGCTCCTTTGGGATCCACATCCTAAAGCGGCTCCTCGCAGGTCAGGAACACGAAGGAGAAAGTGCCCAGATGACCAGGAGGTGCCCACTGCTGTCCCACCAGCTCCTCTCCGTGCCCTGTCCCTTGTGTTGCTTCTCAAGGCTCGGTGGGGTCATAGGGCAGTCGGAAATGCTTTTACAACTTTGGCTACGTCAGAGCTCCACTGCCTTGgaattactgggttttttttttcctctaggaaGTGCCTTGAGGAAGAAAAGTCCATTTTGTGATTGGCTCCTCGTTTTCTCCTGATCAGAAACGTTTGTTCCCTGCAAGATGTCCCATTCTCCAATTGCCATCCCTGTCCTGACAGGTTTC
Proteins encoded in this region:
- the LOC138111120 gene encoding LOW QUALITY PROTEIN: mas-related G-protein coupled receptor member H-like (The sequence of the model RefSeq protein was modified relative to this genomic sequence to represent the inferred CDS: deleted 1 base in 1 codon) — translated: MELSSVFPPSASPTEGDDPCETDVTDVAIQSVTLLICLCGLAGNGAVLCLLRRKRHTACIFVLAVIDFIFLLLVLPSALLFLLEDVSCSPILPLMYLRFLYQVSVISCYWALIWLTAISAKKDMKKLCKLCCRCDLSNRMMWVLWGAQCLAYLAVSIAIPTVTFLCPSHQQEHCQVALTSTFAVVLLLFAAPLVITRTIDIVKAKRGSQQQQPKRFDIVIFLLVLFTLLLSLWNFLQHLGYVSSQFFYLLACIHSTIKPFIYFLAGRCWSPCSVGSLRLSLQRVFEEQKDKTARSRDTNRDTVVPAC